Within the Microbacterium sp. 1S1 genome, the region CGCCGCGGCTTCCGACGTGGAAGCCGTCCTCGACGCACGCCCAGAGGACATCCGATGCGGGGTGGGGGGAATCAGGCACGCCACAACCCTACGGCGGCGGGCCGACATCGCCACGGGCCTTGCGCTGACCCGCCTCGATATGGCACACGCGCCGAACGCCGCCTCAGTCGCCGGCGCGCGGACGGCCCGGCTCCCGCCAGCGCGGCGGCACCGGGGCCGGAGTGAGCGGCTCCACACGCGCGGGCGTCGGCACGCGGACCGGGACTCCGGCGTGCAGGACGAGCTCGTCGCCGGCGTGCCGGATCGTCAGCGGCTCGCCGGCGCTCAGACGGTAGGTCGTCTCCGCGGGCGTGATGTCGACGTGCAGGATGCGGCCGTGCAGTCGAACCCCGAACGTGAGGCGGGTGAGGCCCTCCGGAAGCTGCGGTCGGAACGACAGGCCCTGGTCGCCCTCCCGCATGCCTCCGTACCCGGCTGTCACGGCGGTCCAGATGCCGGCCAGGGCGGCGATGTGCAGGCCCTCTTCGGTGTTGCCGTGCAAGTCGTCCAGGTCGAGGGCCGCGAGTTCCGCCAGGTACGCCGACGCCAGCTCGAGATGGCCGACCTCGGCGGCGATCACAGCCTGCGCCGCCGCAGACAGCGAGGAGTCGCGCACGGTGAGGGCGTCGTAGTAGGCGAACGCTCGGGCCTTCTCCTCCCACGTGAACTCCTCGTGGGCCGTGTAGAGCGCGAGGACGAGATCCGCCTGCTTCAGCACCTGCTTGCGGTAGAGGTCGAAGTAGGGGAAGTGGCTGTGCAGCGGATACTCGTCGGGTCCGGTGGAGTCGAAGTCCCACCGGGCGCGAGAGGTGAAGCCCGCTGACTGGGGGTGCACCTGCCGCTTCTCGTCGTAGAGCACGGTCATGGCCTCGGCGGCGGACTCCCATGCGGCGATCTCGTCGTCGTCGACTCCGAGGCCCGCGGCGATGTCCGGATGCCGTCGTGCGACGGCGACCGCCCCTCTGAGGTTCCGGCGCGCGGAGAGGTTGGTGTACACGTTGTCGTCGACGACCGCGGTGTACTCATCCGGACCGGTGACGCCGTCGAGGTGGAACCCGCCGTCGTCGTCCCATCGCCCGAGGGACAGCCAGAGTCGCGCGGTCTCGACGAGCATCTCGGCGCCCGCCTCCCGCTCGAAGCCGTGGTCGCCGGTGGCTCGGACGTAGTGCATCACGGCTCCGGCCACGGCGGCGTTGATATGGAAGGCCGCCGTGCTCGCCGGCCAGTATCCGGAGCTCTCCCGCCCGTCGATCGTGCGCCAGGCGAAGGACGCGCCGCGGAGGCCGAGAGTGCGCGCCCGCTCCCTGGCACGATCGAGCGTCGCGTGGCGCCAGCGCAGCGCCTGGAGCGCGGCATCGGGGGCGGTCGAGGTGAGCACGGGGAGCACGAACGCCTCGAAGTCCCAGAACGTGTGGCCCTCATAGCCGGAGCCGGTGAGACCCTTGCCCGGCACGGATCGAGCCTCGGCGCGCGCCGACGCCTGGAACATCTGGAACAGGGCGAAGCGCACGGCCTGCTGCAGACGCGCATCGCCGTCGATGCGGACGTCGCCGCACTCCCAGTAGCGATCGAGGACCGCGCGCTGCCCTTCGACCAGGGCGTCCCAGCCCAGGCGGGCGGCTTCCTCCACGGCTTCCTCCGCGCGGTCCCGCAGGGTCTGCGCGGAGAGAGAGCCCGACCACTCGTGACCGACGAGCTTGACGATCTCCAGCTCCTCCCCGGCGGCGAGGTCCACGCGGATGCGGGTGCGCGACAGGTCGCCGTCCGCCTCGACGGACACCTGGGGCACGTCGGCCCCCGTCGTGCGCACGAGGTGATCCGCGCTCACGGCGAGCTGCAGCCCGCTGCGACGGGTCCGGTGCTGCAGCGTAGTCCGCGAGCCGAGGACGGTCGCGTCCACCGCCTCCAGCGGTCGAGCGAGGAGATCCTGGACCCGCGGGTCGTCGTGCGAGGTGGGCAGTGGTTCGTTCGCGAGCACCTCGGACAGCACGGTGACCGCGAGCGGGCCGCCGACTGCCGTCACGCGGTAGCGCACGGCGGCCAGGGACCGGTGTTCGAGCGACACCAGGCGGGTCGAGGCGATGTGCGCGCGCCGCCCCTCCGCCGACTCCCAGTCCACCTCCCGGTGCAGCGTGCCCGCGCGAAGATCGAGACGGCGGGTGTGCGCGTGTACAGTCCCGTGTTCGACGTCGAACGGCTCATCGCCGACGAGCAGGCGGATGAGCTGCCCGTTCGGGACGTTGATCACCGCCTGGCCCGTCTCCGGATAGCCGTAGCCGTCTTCCGCGTACGGCATCGGATGATCCTCGAAGACCCCGTTGAGGTAGCTTCCTGCGACACCGCGCGGATCCCCTTCGTCGAGGTTGCCGCGCCAGCCGACGTGACCGTTGGAGAGCCCGAAGACCGACTCCTCCTGTGCGAGATGGGCGGGGTCGAGGCTGTCGATGCCGACGGCCCAGGGCTCGACGGTGAAGCGCGCCGTCATCGATTCGTCCTGGCCTCGCGGCGGACGTCGGGGGAGGGGGCGAGGAGGCCGAGGCGCATGTGGATCCCTTCTTCCGGTTGCGTCGACGGTATCCGTGCCGTTCCCTCGTCGCGAGGGAGTTGCGCCGTGCCGATGCGGTCGGGTAGGCGGTCAGCGACGCACGCCACGCGAGGGGAGCAGCACCACGCCCAGGACCGCCACGATCACCGCGGTGCGCCAGCCCGGGTGCACGCGCAACCACGTGGTGACGCTCCCGCGTCCGCGGTGCGGCAGCCCGCCGCGCTGCTCGGTGTCCCGGAGTGGGCCGACGAGGTTCCCGAACTGCGCCGGCG harbors:
- a CDS encoding glycoside hydrolase family 65 protein, with product MTARFTVEPWAVGIDSLDPAHLAQEESVFGLSNGHVGWRGNLDEGDPRGVAGSYLNGVFEDHPMPYAEDGYGYPETGQAVINVPNGQLIRLLVGDEPFDVEHGTVHAHTRRLDLRAGTLHREVDWESAEGRRAHIASTRLVSLEHRSLAAVRYRVTAVGGPLAVTVLSEVLANEPLPTSHDDPRVQDLLARPLEAVDATVLGSRTTLQHRTRRSGLQLAVSADHLVRTTGADVPQVSVEADGDLSRTRIRVDLAAGEELEIVKLVGHEWSGSLSAQTLRDRAEEAVEEAARLGWDALVEGQRAVLDRYWECGDVRIDGDARLQQAVRFALFQMFQASARAEARSVPGKGLTGSGYEGHTFWDFEAFVLPVLTSTAPDAALQALRWRHATLDRARERARTLGLRGASFAWRTIDGRESSGYWPASTAAFHINAAVAGAVMHYVRATGDHGFEREAGAEMLVETARLWLSLGRWDDDGGFHLDGVTGPDEYTAVVDDNVYTNLSARRNLRGAVAVARRHPDIAAGLGVDDDEIAAWESAAEAMTVLYDEKRQVHPQSAGFTSRARWDFDSTGPDEYPLHSHFPYFDLYRKQVLKQADLVLALYTAHEEFTWEEKARAFAYYDALTVRDSSLSAAAQAVIAAEVGHLELASAYLAELAALDLDDLHGNTEEGLHIAALAGIWTAVTAGYGGMREGDQGLSFRPQLPEGLTRLTFGVRLHGRILHVDITPAETTYRLSAGEPLTIRHAGDELVLHAGVPVRVPTPARVEPLTPAPVPPRWREPGRPRAGD